The following proteins come from a genomic window of Salvia hispanica cultivar TCC Black 2014 chromosome 4, UniMelb_Shisp_WGS_1.0, whole genome shotgun sequence:
- the LOC125218924 gene encoding probable F-box protein At2g36090, producing the protein MASPTTTTATAEQGGFSDLHPDVIKSHILSRLDGPALASAASCSPTLRRLSDDDSLWSNICESTWPSTATSRLRHLISSFPGGGSRAFFSHAFPIASSARSQSPPPPELISAVDVHYRNDLIFTKIQEIETESGWFRCSPFRIDLLEPKDVVPTPIKHPEGDEECKEMIENMNLSWILIDGAGRRAANLSSQRPVAVQRHWLTGEVQARYASILAVDGAHVQCAIVVTCGGAESGEMQVREVSLEMEDMDGTHLNGKDSLVFLQGALEGRKGTGRNRVEEGQRRYAEFVEMKRERKERKQRTEGALDVFCVAFGVSIFVALCCFLFN; encoded by the coding sequence ATGGCCTCACCGACCACCACCACAGCCACGGCGGAGCAAGGCGGATTCTCCGATCTTCATCCCGATGTTATAAAGTCACACATCCTGAGCCGGCTGGACGGTCCAGCCCTGGCCTCCGCCGCTAGCTGCTCCCCCACCCTCCGCCGCCTCTCCGACGACGACAGCCTCTGGTCAAACATCTGCGAATCCACGTGGCCGTCCACCGCCACGTCACGGCTGCGCCACCTCATCTCCTCGTTCCCCGGCGGCGGCTCCCGCGCATTCTTCTCCCACGCCTTTCCAATCGCGAGCAGCGCCCGCAGCCAGtccccgccgccgccggagcTGATCTCCGCCGTGGACGTGCACTACAGAAACGACCTGATTTTCACGAAAATTCAGGAGATCGAGACCGAGAGCGGGTGGTTCCGGTGCTCGCCTTTCAGAATCGACCTGCTGGAGCCGAAAGACGTGGTTCCGACGCCGATCAAGCACCCGGAGGGGGACGAGGAGTGCAAGGAGATGATCGAGAACATGAATTTGAGCTGGATCCTGATCGACGGCGCGGGGAGGCGGGCGGCGAACCTGTCGTCGCAGCGGCCGGTGGCGGTGCAGCGGCACTGGCTGACCGGAGAGGTGCAGGCGCGGTACGCATCGATCCTGGCGGTGGACGGGGCGCACGTGCAGTGCGCGATCGTAGTGACGTGCGGAGGGGCAGAGAGCGGGGAGATGCAGGTGAGGGAGGTGAGTTTGGAGATGGAGGACATGGATGGAACGCATTTGAATGGGAAGGACAGTTTGGTCTTTTTGCAAGGGGCGTTGGAGGGTAGAAAAGGAACGGGGCGGAATAGGGTGGAGGAGGGTCAGAGAAGGTACGCGGAGTTTGtggagatgaagagagagaggaaggaGAGAAAGCAGAGGACGGAGGGGGCATTAGATGTTTTCTGCGTCGCGTTTGgggtttccatttttgttGCTCTTTgctgttttctttttaactaA